The following are encoded in a window of Arthrobacter sp. OAP107 genomic DNA:
- a CDS encoding MBL fold metallo-hydrolase — protein MSVTIENLVTSGTFSLDGGTWDVENNVWIVGNDEECVVIDSPHDAAAIINAVAGRKVKAVLLTHAHNDHIGAARELADAVGAPVWLNPEDQVLWEQVYPGTTPDKAIKDGDEFAVAGATLTAIHTPGHSPGSTCFHLEDEGTVFTGDTLFNGGPGATGRSYSDYPTILTSIRERLLTLPADTVVRTGHGENTTIAAERETLAKVTQ, from the coding sequence ATGAGTGTCACGATCGAGAACCTGGTCACCTCGGGAACGTTTTCGCTGGACGGCGGGACGTGGGATGTGGAGAACAACGTCTGGATCGTGGGCAACGATGAGGAGTGCGTGGTCATTGATTCCCCGCACGACGCCGCCGCGATCATCAACGCCGTGGCCGGCCGGAAGGTGAAGGCGGTCCTGCTCACGCACGCGCACAACGACCACATCGGTGCCGCCCGCGAACTCGCCGACGCCGTGGGTGCCCCGGTGTGGCTGAACCCGGAGGACCAGGTCCTCTGGGAACAGGTCTACCCCGGCACCACCCCCGATAAGGCGATCAAGGACGGGGACGAGTTCGCCGTCGCCGGCGCCACGCTCACGGCGATCCACACCCCGGGCCACTCACCCGGCTCCACCTGCTTCCACCTCGAAGATGAGGGGACCGTGTTCACCGGCGACACCCTGTTCAACGGCGGACCCGGCGCCACGGGGCGTTCCTACAGCGACTACCCCACCATCCTGACCTCCATCCGCGAACGGCTCCTCACCCTGCCCGCGGACACCGTCGTCAGGACCGGACACGGCGAGAACACCACCATCGCCGCCGAACGCGAAACCCTCGCCAAAGTAACCCAGTAA
- a CDS encoding glycogen debranching N-terminal domain-containing protein, which yields MPGWNADNAAGSAGAGAVTVLDGSSFCLTAANGDMASGSPHGAFFHDTRYISAWNLSVDDVPLEALAATVVEPFEALFIGRVSGQVEGVDTPLLIERKRTIGAGLSETITVENHRAVPITFRLGVAVESDFADLFEVKEGRPASAGNYHVRLEHDTLLLERMGSGRRHGLAVRAPGAAFDGHQLTFIPTIPAHGQWIQTLTATPFLDGEALVSTVEYGTAGISSEAHQRLLSWRMSMPIPDLADASVRRTILRSQEDLGSLRIFDPDHPERVVVAAGAPWFMALFGRDSLLSSLMSLLLDPTLALGTLQTLADHQGKVVNPATEEEPGRILHEVRLGTTTEAVLGGHSIYYGTADATPLFVAFLGELGRWGLEADAVHALLPAADRALAWIENYGDRDGDGFVEYQRHTKHGLINQGWKDSWDAITFADGSLAQGPIALSEVQAYTYGAYVGRALMALNDGDNEIADYWTAKAVQLKEAFNERFWLPERGYYAIALDGDKRPVDALASNMGHCLWLGIVDTDKAPQVAERLISPEMFTGWGIRTLASNMGAYNPLSYHNGSVWPHDSTLVAHGLMRYGFIEEAQSIAYGLFQAADYFGGRLPELFCGLDRARFPTPVPYPAACSPQAWASAAPIHLIRMLLRFDPALPWNELWLAPALPPGFGQFRIDNIPFAGHRLTIDITQRSITVDGLPETINLRREARPALRELLNLSRAK from the coding sequence ATGCCGGGTTGGAACGCCGACAATGCAGCCGGTTCCGCAGGCGCGGGAGCCGTCACAGTTCTTGATGGCTCTTCGTTCTGTTTGACTGCAGCCAATGGAGACATGGCCTCGGGCAGTCCCCATGGGGCGTTTTTCCACGATACCCGGTACATAAGCGCCTGGAACCTCAGCGTCGATGACGTTCCGCTCGAAGCGCTTGCCGCCACGGTGGTGGAACCTTTCGAAGCCTTATTTATAGGGAGAGTAAGCGGTCAGGTGGAGGGTGTTGACACGCCATTGCTGATAGAACGCAAAAGGACTATTGGCGCCGGACTTTCCGAAACCATAACGGTCGAGAATCATCGAGCGGTGCCAATAACCTTCCGGCTCGGCGTGGCCGTCGAGTCTGATTTCGCTGACTTATTCGAGGTCAAGGAAGGCCGGCCCGCCAGTGCGGGGAACTACCATGTACGGCTAGAGCACGACACTCTTCTGCTTGAACGAATGGGGTCAGGTCGGCGTCATGGTCTTGCCGTGCGCGCACCGGGTGCAGCTTTTGATGGCCACCAGCTAACCTTCATTCCAACAATTCCTGCACACGGCCAATGGATTCAAACGCTTACAGCCACGCCCTTCCTGGATGGGGAGGCGCTGGTCTCAACGGTGGAATACGGCACTGCTGGAATTTCCTCTGAAGCTCACCAGCGCCTCTTGTCCTGGCGAATGTCCATGCCCATCCCGGATCTGGCGGACGCGTCGGTCCGGCGCACGATCCTTCGGAGCCAAGAGGACTTGGGTTCACTGCGGATTTTTGACCCCGACCATCCCGAGCGCGTCGTGGTCGCGGCCGGAGCCCCATGGTTCATGGCCCTGTTCGGCCGCGACAGCCTGCTTTCATCCCTCATGTCCCTCCTGCTGGACCCGACTCTGGCACTTGGCACCCTCCAGACGCTGGCGGACCATCAAGGGAAGGTGGTGAACCCTGCAACCGAAGAGGAGCCTGGTCGGATCCTCCATGAAGTCCGTCTAGGCACCACCACCGAGGCTGTTCTGGGTGGTCATAGCATTTACTACGGAACCGCAGATGCCACTCCATTGTTCGTCGCATTCCTGGGTGAACTGGGCCGGTGGGGGCTGGAAGCAGATGCTGTCCATGCCCTGCTTCCGGCCGCAGACCGCGCGCTTGCGTGGATCGAGAACTACGGCGACCGCGACGGCGACGGATTCGTCGAATACCAGAGGCACACCAAACACGGGTTGATCAACCAGGGCTGGAAAGACTCCTGGGACGCCATCACTTTCGCCGACGGCTCCCTCGCCCAAGGGCCTATAGCGCTCAGCGAAGTCCAGGCTTACACCTACGGTGCATATGTGGGGCGTGCGCTCATGGCGCTAAACGACGGAGACAACGAGATCGCCGATTACTGGACGGCGAAGGCAGTCCAACTTAAGGAGGCATTCAATGAACGCTTCTGGCTGCCGGAGCGGGGCTATTATGCCATCGCGCTGGACGGGGACAAGAGGCCGGTGGATGCTTTGGCTTCTAACATGGGTCACTGCCTTTGGCTGGGCATCGTGGACACCGACAAGGCCCCGCAGGTAGCTGAACGTCTAATCTCCCCTGAGATGTTCACTGGATGGGGTATCCGGACATTGGCGAGCAACATGGGAGCCTACAACCCACTCAGTTACCACAACGGTTCTGTTTGGCCGCACGACAGTACGCTGGTAGCACATGGCCTCATGAGATATGGATTCATCGAGGAAGCCCAGAGTATCGCATACGGACTTTTTCAAGCGGCCGACTACTTCGGCGGCCGACTTCCGGAACTGTTCTGTGGGCTCGACCGGGCGAGATTTCCAACTCCAGTGCCGTATCCAGCGGCATGCTCGCCCCAAGCGTGGGCCTCAGCGGCTCCAATTCATCTGATACGCATGCTGTTGCGGTTCGATCCTGCTCTTCCATGGAACGAGTTATGGCTCGCGCCGGCTCTTCCGCCAGGGTTTGGGCAATTCCGGATTGACAACATACCGTTTGCCGGACATCGACTCACTATCGACATCACACAGAGGTCGATCACCGTGGACGGGCTGCCGGAAACCATAAATCTCCGACGCGAAGCCCGCCCCGCACTTAGGGAGCTGTTGAATCTGTCACGGGCCAAATGA
- a CDS encoding APC family permease: MLEPSKSTDSSGMDEFGYAQTLDRSIGKFASFAAGVSYISILTGVFQLFYFGFSMAGPAYAWSWPIVFVGQLMVALCFAELAGRYPVAGSVYNWAKRLASGTSAWLAGWLLLLSSIMALGSVALALQITLPQLWSGFQIVGDGTGTYDFALNGVLLATIMITISTLINAFGVKLMTRINSIGVFVELIAAVLLILALAWHVARGPEVFFDTAGFGEGHDLGFFGVFLIGAMASGYVMYGFDTASSLGEETKDPKRTAPKAILRAVTASFLLGGLILLFGILAAPDLTDPKIGAADGGLQHIVLSVLGGPFGKAFLVCIVVAVVVCTLAVHAAAIRMMFAMARDNNLPFSRQLSKVDPVRKTPTVAAIVIGVLAVIPLLVNITQPAIFTILSSISIVLIYLSYLLVTVPMLRKRLVKKWPGAGDHSESGFSMGKWGLPVNILAVLWGGAMTLNLIWPRPEIYNSVPPFEWYLQWGGVLFVAAVTGGGALLYRLKIRHQTGILAEHATVHAAPAPIPVQVPVPAEAPPARLDASSTASGMSGPRDGDFEPQQVG, from the coding sequence ATGTTGGAACCCAGCAAGAGTACTGATTCAAGCGGCATGGACGAGTTTGGCTATGCCCAGACCCTGGACCGGAGCATCGGCAAGTTCGCCAGCTTCGCCGCCGGCGTCAGCTACATCTCCATCCTCACCGGCGTTTTTCAACTGTTCTACTTTGGTTTCTCCATGGCCGGCCCCGCATACGCGTGGTCCTGGCCCATCGTTTTCGTCGGCCAGCTGATGGTGGCGCTGTGCTTTGCCGAACTGGCAGGCCGCTACCCCGTGGCCGGCTCGGTCTACAACTGGGCCAAGCGCCTCGCCTCCGGGACCTCGGCCTGGCTCGCCGGCTGGCTGCTGCTGCTGTCCTCGATCATGGCTCTGGGGTCCGTGGCGCTGGCACTGCAGATCACCCTGCCGCAGCTGTGGTCCGGATTCCAGATCGTCGGCGACGGCACCGGCACCTACGACTTCGCCCTTAACGGAGTTCTCCTTGCCACCATCATGATCACCATCTCCACCCTCATCAACGCGTTCGGTGTGAAACTCATGACCAGGATCAACAGCATCGGCGTGTTCGTCGAGCTGATCGCGGCCGTGCTGCTCATCCTCGCGCTGGCCTGGCACGTCGCGCGGGGACCCGAGGTCTTTTTCGACACCGCCGGCTTCGGCGAGGGCCACGACCTCGGCTTCTTCGGCGTCTTCCTCATCGGCGCCATGGCCTCCGGCTACGTCATGTACGGCTTCGACACCGCCAGCTCCCTCGGCGAGGAAACCAAGGACCCGAAGCGCACCGCCCCCAAGGCCATCCTGCGCGCCGTCACCGCGTCCTTCCTGCTGGGCGGGCTGATCCTGCTCTTCGGCATCCTGGCCGCGCCGGACCTCACCGACCCCAAGATCGGAGCTGCCGACGGCGGCCTGCAGCACATCGTGCTCTCCGTCCTGGGCGGCCCCTTCGGTAAGGCCTTCCTGGTGTGCATCGTGGTTGCCGTAGTGGTCTGCACGCTGGCCGTCCACGCAGCCGCCATCCGGATGATGTTCGCCATGGCCAGGGACAACAACCTGCCCTTCAGCCGCCAGCTCAGCAAGGTGGACCCGGTCCGCAAGACCCCCACCGTGGCGGCCATCGTGATCGGCGTCCTGGCCGTCATCCCGCTGCTCGTGAACATCACGCAGCCCGCGATCTTCACCATTCTGTCCAGCATCAGCATCGTCCTGATCTACCTGTCCTACCTGCTGGTGACCGTCCCCATGCTGCGCAAGCGCCTGGTGAAGAAGTGGCCGGGCGCCGGAGACCACTCCGAGAGCGGCTTCAGCATGGGCAAGTGGGGACTGCCCGTGAACATCCTGGCGGTCCTGTGGGGCGGCGCCATGACGCTGAACCTGATCTGGCCGCGCCCCGAGATTTACAACTCGGTGCCGCCGTTCGAGTGGTACCTGCAGTGGGGCGGGGTTCTCTTCGTCGCCGCGGTTACCGGCGGCGGTGCGCTGCTCTACCGCCTGAAGATCAGGCACCAGACGGGCATCCTCGCGGAGCATGCCACAGTGCACGCCGCACCGGCTCCGATCCCGGTCCAGGTCCCGGTGCCTGCGGAGGCGCCGCCCGCCCGCCTCGACGCCAGCAGCACGGCGAGTGGAATGTCCGGTCCTCGGGACGGGGATTTCGAACCGCAGCAAGTCGGTTAG
- a CDS encoding S-(hydroxymethyl)mycothiol dehydrogenase, translated as MVHKVKAVVVRAKDAPVSVETILVPDPGPGEALVDVLTCGVCHTDLHYKLGGIGDEFPYLLGHEATGVVSAVGAGVTEVAPGDRVILNWRAVCGQCRACAKGQPQYCFNTANATQKMTLEDGTELSPALGIGAFAEKTLVAAGQCTKVDEDADPAAVGLLGCGVMAGIGAAINTGEVKRGESVAVIGCGGVGIAAIAGAKLAGATTIIAVDIDENKIAMARSLGATHGVNSREVDPVEAIRELTGGNGADVVIEAVGRPETYKQAFYARDLAGRVVLVGVPTPEMVLELPLLDVFGRGGSLKSSWYGDCLPSRDFPMLVSHYKAGNLDLDAFVSERITIDQVEEAFDKMHEGKVLRSVVEIQPATETRSAAATAGASV; from the coding sequence ATGGTTCATAAAGTGAAGGCAGTTGTTGTCAGGGCGAAGGATGCTCCGGTGTCGGTGGAGACGATTCTGGTGCCGGATCCGGGCCCGGGTGAGGCGCTGGTTGATGTTCTGACGTGCGGGGTGTGCCATACGGATCTGCATTACAAGCTGGGTGGTATTGGTGATGAGTTCCCGTATCTGCTGGGCCATGAGGCGACCGGTGTGGTTTCCGCGGTGGGTGCGGGTGTGACCGAGGTGGCGCCGGGGGACCGGGTGATCCTGAACTGGCGCGCGGTGTGCGGGCAGTGCCGGGCGTGCGCGAAGGGCCAGCCGCAGTATTGTTTCAACACGGCCAACGCCACGCAGAAGATGACCCTGGAGGACGGGACCGAGCTGTCCCCGGCGCTGGGGATCGGGGCGTTCGCGGAGAAGACCCTGGTCGCTGCCGGTCAGTGCACGAAGGTTGATGAGGACGCCGATCCGGCCGCGGTGGGTTTGCTGGGCTGTGGTGTGATGGCCGGGATCGGTGCGGCGATCAACACCGGTGAGGTCAAGCGCGGCGAGTCGGTGGCCGTGATCGGCTGCGGCGGGGTCGGGATCGCGGCGATCGCGGGCGCGAAGCTGGCCGGGGCGACGACGATCATCGCCGTGGACATCGACGAGAACAAGATCGCGATGGCCAGGTCCCTGGGCGCGACGCACGGGGTGAACTCCCGCGAAGTTGACCCGGTCGAGGCGATCCGGGAACTGACCGGCGGGAACGGCGCGGATGTGGTGATCGAGGCCGTGGGCCGGCCCGAAACGTACAAGCAGGCGTTCTACGCCCGTGACCTGGCCGGGCGGGTGGTCCTGGTCGGTGTCCCGACCCCGGAGATGGTCCTGGAACTGCCGCTGCTGGATGTCTTTGGCCGGGGCGGGTCGCTGAAGTCCTCCTGGTACGGGGACTGCCTGCCCTCCCGGGACTTCCCGATGCTCGTCTCCCACTACAAGGCCGGCAACCTGGACCTGGACGCGTTCGTCTCCGAACGGATCACGATCGACCAGGTCGAGGAAGCCTTCGACAAAATGCACGAAGGCAAGGTCCTGCGCTCCGTCGTCGAAATCCAGCCCGCCACCGAAACCCGGTCCGCTGCCGCAACCGCAGGAGCATCCGTATGA
- the pntB gene encoding Re/Si-specific NAD(P)(+) transhydrogenase subunit beta has protein sequence MSAVTEAAATLTRSLTVSDTVSGPLTADTIAGAAYIVAALLFILSLAGLSKHEKARAGVVYGIAGMIIALAATIWLTLQGAWGTGPALTGLILLLAAVLVGGAIGLWRARVVEMTGMPELIALLHSFVGFAAVLVGWNGHLEAPALSPDLTAIHHAEVFIGVFIGAVTFTGSIVAFLKLSARMKSSPLMLPGKNAINLGALAAFVALTVWYVNDSQLWLLIVVTVLALGLGWHLVASIGGGDMPVVVSMLNSYSGWAAAAAGFLLNNDLLIITGALVGSSGAYLSYIMCKAMNRSFISVIAGGFGIAAPTTGGYADQGEHREITAEATAEMLANASSVVITPGYGMAVAQAQYPVAELAHQLREKGVNVRFGIHPVAGRLPGHMNVLLAEAKVPYDIVMEMDEINDDLGDTSVVLVIGANDTVNPAATEDPGSPIAGMPVLRVWEAENVVVFKRSMAAGYAGVQNPLFYRDNSQMLFGDAKQRVEDILRAF, from the coding sequence ATGAGCGCCGTCACTGAAGCAGCAGCAACACTTACGAGGAGCCTTACCGTGTCCGACACTGTCTCCGGTCCGCTGACCGCCGACACCATTGCGGGAGCTGCGTACATAGTCGCGGCCCTGCTGTTCATCCTCAGCCTCGCCGGACTGAGCAAACACGAAAAGGCCCGCGCAGGCGTCGTCTACGGGATCGCCGGGATGATCATCGCCCTCGCCGCGACCATCTGGCTGACCCTGCAGGGCGCCTGGGGTACAGGCCCTGCCCTCACCGGCCTGATCCTGCTCTTGGCCGCAGTGCTCGTCGGCGGGGCGATCGGGCTCTGGCGCGCCCGGGTCGTGGAAATGACCGGCATGCCCGAACTGATCGCGCTGCTGCACAGCTTCGTGGGCTTCGCCGCGGTCCTGGTCGGATGGAACGGGCACCTTGAAGCCCCTGCCCTGTCCCCGGACCTGACAGCGATCCACCACGCTGAGGTGTTTATCGGCGTGTTTATCGGCGCCGTCACGTTCACCGGCTCCATCGTGGCGTTCCTGAAACTCTCGGCCCGGATGAAATCCTCACCCCTGATGCTGCCGGGAAAGAACGCGATCAACCTCGGCGCCCTCGCCGCCTTCGTCGCGCTGACGGTCTGGTACGTCAACGACTCCCAGCTGTGGCTCCTGATCGTTGTCACTGTCCTTGCTCTGGGGCTGGGCTGGCACCTCGTAGCCTCCATCGGCGGCGGCGACATGCCCGTCGTCGTCTCGATGCTCAACAGCTACTCCGGCTGGGCCGCAGCCGCCGCAGGCTTCCTGCTCAACAACGACCTGCTCATCATCACCGGCGCCCTCGTCGGCTCCTCCGGCGCCTACCTCTCCTACATCATGTGCAAGGCCATGAACAGGTCCTTTATCTCTGTCATCGCCGGCGGCTTTGGCATCGCGGCGCCCACCACCGGCGGTTACGCAGACCAGGGTGAGCACCGTGAGATCACGGCAGAAGCCACCGCGGAAATGCTGGCCAACGCCTCCAGTGTTGTCATCACCCCCGGCTATGGCATGGCCGTGGCACAGGCCCAGTACCCCGTTGCCGAACTCGCCCACCAGCTCCGCGAGAAAGGCGTCAACGTCAGGTTCGGCATCCACCCGGTCGCAGGGCGGCTCCCAGGGCACATGAACGTCCTGCTCGCCGAAGCCAAGGTCCCGTACGACATCGTCATGGAAATGGACGAAATCAACGACGACCTCGGAGACACCTCCGTGGTACTGGTCATCGGCGCGAACGACACCGTCAACCCCGCAGCAACCGAAGACCCGGGAAGCCCCATCGCCGGCATGCCCGTCCTCCGCGTTTGGGAAGCCGAAAACGTCGTCGTCTTCAAACGATCCATGGCCGCAGGCTACGCCGGAGTCCAAAACCCCCTGTTCTACCGCGACAACTCCCAAATGCTCTTCGGAGATGCCAAACAACGCGTCGAAGACATCCTTCGCGCGTTCTAA
- a CDS encoding Re/Si-specific NAD(P)(+) transhydrogenase subunit alpha: MTRIGIAAELGRETRVAATPVTVKQLLGLGYEVVVEKGAGESASFRDEAYAEAGALIVGADEAWGSEVVLRINPPSEDEIARLTECATLIGSLSPGLRPELVEALASRPITALALDAVPRISRAQSMDVLSSMANIAGYRAVIEAAHEFGRFFTGQVTAAGKVPPAKVLVAGAGVAGLAAIGTASSLGAIVRATDPRPEVADQVKSIGGTYLKVEVAEEMKSSDGYAKATSEAYNIRAAEIYSEQARDVDIIITTALIPGRPAPKLLTAEDVAAMKPGSVIVDMAAGQGGNVEGSVAGERVVTENGVVIIGYTDLPARLPAQASQLYGTNMVNVLKLLTPDKDGQLRIDFDDVVQRSVTVVRNGELTWPPPPVQVSAAPVVKPDASAAAEIPEPKKKQGLSTAGKAGLFAAGIAALFVVNAVAPAPLPQHFTVLMLSVVVGFYVIGKVHHALHTPLMSVTNAISGIIVVGALLQVTSENPVMQVLAAVAVLLASINIFGGFAVTRRMLAMFSRGDGARR, from the coding sequence GTGACACGTATTGGCATTGCGGCCGAGTTAGGTCGCGAGACGAGGGTGGCGGCGACGCCTGTCACCGTGAAGCAGTTGTTGGGGTTGGGCTACGAGGTTGTGGTCGAGAAGGGCGCGGGTGAGTCGGCATCCTTCCGTGACGAGGCTTATGCCGAAGCGGGTGCCCTGATTGTGGGCGCCGACGAGGCGTGGGGCAGCGAAGTGGTCTTGCGGATCAATCCGCCCAGTGAAGATGAGATCGCCCGTCTCACTGAGTGTGCGACGCTGATCGGGTCGTTGAGCCCTGGATTGCGGCCTGAGTTGGTGGAGGCGCTGGCGTCGCGTCCGATCACGGCGCTGGCGTTGGATGCAGTGCCGCGGATCTCGCGGGCGCAATCGATGGACGTGCTCAGTTCGATGGCGAACATCGCCGGCTACCGTGCCGTGATCGAGGCGGCGCATGAGTTCGGCCGGTTCTTTACGGGCCAGGTCACCGCTGCGGGCAAGGTCCCGCCGGCGAAGGTCCTGGTCGCCGGTGCCGGTGTCGCCGGGTTGGCGGCGATCGGTACGGCGTCCAGCCTGGGCGCGATTGTGCGGGCGACGGACCCGCGGCCTGAGGTCGCTGACCAGGTAAAGTCCATCGGCGGAACTTACCTCAAGGTCGAGGTCGCCGAGGAGATGAAGTCCTCCGATGGATACGCGAAGGCCACCTCCGAGGCGTATAACATCCGCGCCGCGGAGATCTACTCCGAGCAGGCACGCGATGTGGACATCATCATCACCACGGCCTTGATTCCGGGGCGTCCGGCGCCCAAGCTGCTCACGGCCGAAGATGTGGCCGCCATGAAGCCGGGCAGTGTGATCGTGGACATGGCAGCGGGCCAGGGCGGGAACGTGGAAGGCTCGGTCGCCGGGGAACGCGTCGTGACGGAGAACGGTGTGGTAATCATCGGCTACACGGATCTTCCGGCCCGTTTGCCAGCCCAGGCGTCCCAGCTGTACGGGACCAACATGGTGAACGTGCTCAAGCTCCTGACCCCGGACAAGGACGGCCAGCTCCGGATCGATTTTGATGACGTGGTGCAGCGGTCGGTGACGGTGGTGCGCAACGGGGAGCTCACCTGGCCGCCGCCCCCGGTCCAGGTCTCCGCCGCCCCAGTGGTGAAGCCGGACGCGTCAGCGGCCGCCGAAATCCCTGAACCGAAGAAAAAGCAGGGCCTCAGCACGGCCGGTAAGGCCGGGCTCTTTGCCGCCGGCATCGCCGCGCTGTTTGTCGTCAACGCTGTTGCTCCGGCGCCGTTGCCGCAGCACTTCACGGTGCTGATGCTCTCGGTCGTGGTCGGCTTCTATGTCATCGGGAAGGTCCATCACGCCCTGCACACTCCGCTGATGTCCGTCACCAATGCCATCTCGGGGATCATCGTCGTTGGTGCGCTGCTGCAGGTCACCTCGGAAAACCCAGTGATGCAGGTCCTCGCCGCCGTCGCGGTGCTGCTGGCCAGCATCAACATCTTTGGCGGTTTCGCCGTCACCCGCCGCATGCTCGCCATGTTTTCCCGCGGAGACGGGGCCCGTAGATGA
- a CDS encoding FdhF/YdeP family oxidoreductase has product MKFGKQPAPVADINEDELEVHKPKTEAAGVKAVMVALERAVAQAGVTRTAQSLLRLNQRGGFDCPGCAWPESDKKRKAAEFCENGAKAVAEENTLRTVGAEFWAKHSIAELSEKTEYWLGNQGRLSEPVVIREGETHYSPISWADAFELIGEHIRASTPDRCVFYTSGRTANETAFMYQLFARSLGTNNLPDCSNMCHESSGSALNPTIGIGKGTVSLDDIHDAELIFVVGQNPGTNHPRMLSALKECKDKGGKVVAVNPLPEAGLFNFRDPQTLSGVVGGGTPLADEYLQIKVGGDLALFQALGHLLLQAEERNPGTVVDRSFIDAQTDGFDAYVEARKDLDWEETERATGLSRKQIEDVAGMLVASKATIFCWALGVTQQPHSVDTIKEMVNVLLLQGNFGKPGAGACPVRGHSNVQGDRTMGIWEKPKEWLLEALDKEFGIQSPRDHGHDAVESMEAFERDEVDVFVSMGGNFSLACSDTETLEAGMQRIGLTVHISTKPNRSHVVHGRTSLILPTLGRTDKDDKHPKGAQFLSVEDSMSVVHSTQGRLTPVSEHLLAEPVIVARMAEATFGPDHSVDWKAMAEDYDVVRDHIARVLPGFEDFNARVRTRNGFVLPNPPRDTRSFATDIGRGRFTVSPLEYLTPPAGHLVLQTIRSHDQYNTTFYGLDDRYRGISDGRRVILVHPEDLAEQGFKDRDLVDVVSTFQGTDRRAEKFRLVAYPTAKGCAAAYFPEANALVHKENVARVSNTPGFKAMFARFEPHAGGVATAEADALEPASAS; this is encoded by the coding sequence ATGAAGTTCGGGAAGCAGCCCGCCCCCGTCGCGGACATTAACGAGGACGAGCTCGAAGTCCACAAGCCGAAGACCGAGGCCGCCGGCGTCAAGGCCGTGATGGTGGCCTTGGAACGCGCCGTGGCGCAGGCCGGCGTAACCCGCACGGCGCAGTCGCTGCTGCGGCTCAACCAGCGCGGCGGTTTTGACTGCCCGGGCTGTGCGTGGCCGGAGTCGGACAAGAAGCGCAAGGCCGCCGAGTTCTGCGAGAACGGCGCCAAGGCCGTGGCCGAGGAAAACACCCTGCGGACCGTGGGGGCGGAGTTCTGGGCCAAGCACTCCATCGCTGAGCTGTCCGAAAAGACCGAGTACTGGCTGGGAAACCAGGGACGGCTCAGCGAACCGGTGGTCATCCGGGAGGGGGAGACGCATTACTCGCCGATCTCCTGGGCGGATGCCTTCGAGCTGATCGGCGAGCACATCCGGGCCAGCACGCCGGACCGCTGTGTCTTCTACACCTCCGGGCGCACGGCGAACGAGACGGCGTTCATGTACCAGCTGTTCGCCCGCTCGCTGGGCACCAACAACCTGCCGGACTGCTCCAACATGTGCCACGAGTCCTCCGGCTCCGCGCTGAACCCGACCATCGGCATCGGCAAGGGCACGGTATCGCTGGATGACATCCACGACGCCGAGCTGATCTTCGTGGTGGGCCAGAACCCGGGCACCAACCACCCCCGCATGCTGTCCGCGCTGAAGGAATGCAAGGACAAGGGCGGCAAGGTGGTGGCGGTGAACCCGCTGCCCGAGGCCGGCCTGTTCAACTTCCGCGATCCGCAGACGCTCTCCGGCGTGGTGGGCGGCGGCACGCCGCTGGCCGACGAATACCTGCAGATCAAGGTGGGCGGCGACCTCGCCCTGTTCCAGGCACTGGGCCACCTGCTGCTGCAGGCCGAGGAGCGAAACCCGGGGACCGTCGTCGACCGTTCCTTCATCGATGCGCAGACCGACGGCTTCGACGCCTACGTCGAAGCCCGCAAGGACCTGGATTGGGAGGAGACGGAGCGGGCCACGGGCCTGTCCCGGAAGCAGATCGAGGATGTGGCCGGGATGCTGGTGGCGTCCAAGGCCACCATCTTCTGCTGGGCGCTGGGCGTGACCCAGCAGCCGCACTCGGTGGACACCATCAAGGAAATGGTCAACGTCCTGCTGCTGCAGGGCAACTTCGGCAAGCCCGGCGCCGGTGCGTGCCCGGTGCGCGGACACTCCAACGTCCAGGGTGACCGGACCATGGGCATCTGGGAGAAGCCGAAGGAGTGGCTGCTGGAGGCCCTGGACAAGGAGTTCGGTATCCAGTCGCCGCGGGACCACGGCCACGACGCAGTGGAGTCCATGGAGGCGTTTGAGCGCGACGAGGTGGACGTGTTCGTGTCCATGGGCGGGAATTTCTCGCTGGCGTGTTCGGACACCGAGACGCTGGAAGCCGGGATGCAGCGGATCGGGCTCACCGTGCACATCTCCACCAAGCCGAACCGGTCGCACGTGGTGCACGGCCGCACCTCGCTGATCCTTCCGACGCTGGGACGGACGGACAAGGACGACAAGCACCCCAAGGGTGCCCAGTTCCTGTCCGTGGAGGACTCCATGTCCGTGGTCCACTCCACCCAGGGCAGGCTTACCCCGGTCTCCGAGCACCTGCTCGCCGAGCCGGTGATCGTGGCCCGAATGGCCGAGGCAACCTTCGGCCCGGACCATTCCGTGGACTGGAAAGCCATGGCCGAGGACTACGACGTGGTCCGTGACCATATCGCCCGGGTCCTGCCCGGGTTCGAGGACTTCAACGCCAGGGTCCGGACCAGGAACGGCTTCGTGCTGCCCAACCCGCCCCGGGACACCCGCTCCTTCGCGACGGACATCGGGCGCGGCCGCTTCACGGTCAGCCCGCTGGAGTACCTGACGCCACCGGCCGGGCACCTGGTGCTGCAGACCATCCGCAGCCACGACCAGTACAACACCACGTTCTACGGCCTGGACGACCGCTACCGCGGCATCTCCGACGGCCGCCGCGTGATCCTGGTGCACCCCGAGGACCTCGCCGAGCAGGGCTTCAAGGACCGCGACCTCGTGGACGTGGTGAGCACCTTCCAGGGCACCGACCGCCGCGCGGAGAAGTTCCGGCTGGTGGCCTACCCGACGGCCAAGGGCTGCGCCGCGGCGTACTTCCCCGAGGCCAACGCCCTGGTCCACAAGGAAAACGTGGCCCGCGTGTCCAACACCCCTGGCTTCAAGGCCATGTTTGCCCGCTTCGAGCCGCACGCAGGCGGGGTTGCGACGGCGGAGGCTGATGCCCTGGAGCCGGCCTCAGCTAGCTGA